In Camelus dromedarius isolate mCamDro1 chromosome 3, mCamDro1.pat, whole genome shotgun sequence, one DNA window encodes the following:
- the LOC135321013 gene encoding protocadherin alpha-2-like: protein MVSSKSRAVDIRRLLLSFLLLAAGAAGSGQVHYSVPEEAKHGTFVGRIAQDLGLEVAELVPRLFRVASKGRGDLLEVNLQNGILFVNSRIDREELCGRNAECSIHLEVIVDRPLQVFHVEVEVKDINDNPPIFPMAVKTIRFHESRLLDSRFPLEGASDADIGVNALLSYKLSSSEFFFLDVQTNDELSQSLSLVLRKSLDREETAEVNLLLVATDGGKPELTGTVQLLIKVLDVNDNEPTFDQSVYKVQLLENTANGTLVIKLNSSDADEGSNSEIMYSFSSDVPPTITTKFKIDPSSGEIRTKGQLDYEEMKSYEIQVIAYDNGTPSMSGHCKITVKLVDINDNTPEISITSLSLPIPEDAPLGTVIALITVSDRDTGANGQVICTLNLHNPFKLVSTFKNYYSLVLDSSLDRERVANYEVIVTARDRGSPSLSATASVSVDVSDVNDNAPTFAQPEYTVFVKENNPPGCHIFTVSARDADAQENALVSYSLVERRVGERALSSYVSVHAESGKVYALQPLDHEELELLQFQVSARDAGVPPLGSNVTLQVFVLDENDNAPALLPPGPGGGAGAVSQLVARSVGAGHVVAKVRAVDADSGYNAWLSYELQAAAGAARSPFRVGLYTGEISTTRALDEADAPRQRLLVLVKDHGEPALTATATVLLSLEDSGQAPKASSRASTGAAGAEAALVDVNVYLIVAICAVSSLFVLTLLLYTALRCSAPPSEGACGPGKPRLVCSSAVGSWSYSQQRRQRVCSGEGPPKTDLMAFSPSLPAGPISADGEEHPDVDADIPTIVSNF, encoded by the coding sequence ATGGTGTCTTCTAAGAGTAGGGCGGTGGATATCAGGCGTCTGCTACTCTCGTTTCTGCTCCTTGCTGCAGGGGCAGCTGGGAGTGGTCAGGTTCACTACTCGGTCCCGGAGGAGGCCAAACACGGCACCTTCGTGGGTCGCATCGCCCAggacctggggctggaggtggcgGAGCTGGTGCCGCGCCTGTTCCGGGTGGCATCCAAAGGCCGCGGGGACCTTCTGGAGGTAAATCTGCAGAATGGCATTTTGTTTGTGAATTCTCGGATCGACCGGGAGGAGTTGTGCGGGCGGAACGCGGAGTGCAGCATCCACCTGGAGGTGATCGTGGACAGGCCACTGCAGGTGTTCCACGTGGAGGTGGAGGTGAAGGACATTAACGATAATCCGCCAATATTTCCTATGGCAGTAAAGACTATCCGGTTTCACGAATCCAGGCTGCTTGACTCGAGGTTTCCTCTAGAGGGGGCATCTGATGCAGATATTGGAGTAAACGCTCTTCTTTCCTACAAGCTTAGCTCCAGTGAGTTTTTCTTTCTAGACGTACAGACAAATGATGAACTAAGCCAGTCTTTGTCTCTTGTGCTAAGGAAATCTCTGGACAGAGAGGAAACTGCCGAAGTTAATTTATTACTGGTGGCTACTGATGGAGGCAAACCTGAGCTCACCGGCACCGTTCAGTTGCTTATTAAGGTATTAGATGTGAATGATAACGAGCCTACTTTTGATCAATCAGTTTACAAAGTACAGTTGTTAGAAAATACCGCAAATGGGACGTTAGTGATTAAACTAAATTCTTCTGATGCAGATGAAGGATCAAACAGCGAGATTATGTATTCATTTAGTAGTGATGTGCCCCCAACTATAACGACCAAGTTCAAAATAGATCCTAGTTCAGGGGAAATCAGAACTAAGGGACAGTTAGATTATGAAGAAATGAAATCCTACGAGATTCAAGTCATTGCGTATGACAACGGAACTCCATCAATGTCTGGGCACTGTAAAATTACAGTAAAACTTGTAGACATCAATGATAACACACCAGAAATCTCAATCACCTCTCTTTCACTTCCCATCCCAGAGGATGCTCCATTGGGCACCGTAATTGCCCTCATCACAGTGTCTGACCGCGACACTGGTGCCAACGGGCAGGTGATCTGCACCCTGAACCTTCATAATCCCTTCAAACTGGTGTCCACCTTCAAGAATTACTATTCGCTGGTGCTGGACAGCTCTTTGGACCGTGAGAGAGTGGCGAACTATGAGGTGATTGTGACAGCGAGGGATAGGGGCTCACCTTCGCTGTCGGCCACGGCCAGCGTGTCCGTGGACGTGTCCGACGTGAACGACAACGCGCCCACGTTCGCGCAGCCCGAGTACACGGTGTTCGTGAAGGAGAACAACCCGCCCGGCTGCCACATCTTCACCGTGTCGGCGCGGGACGCAGACGCGCAGGAGAACGCGCTGGTGTCCTACTCGCTGGTGGAGCGGCGGGTGGGCGAGCGAGCGCTGTCGAGCTACGTGTCTGTGCACGCGGAGAGCGGCAAGGTGTACGCGCTGCAGCCGCTGGACCACGAggagctggagctgctgcagTTCCAGGTGAGCGCGCGCGACGCGGGCGTGCCGCCTCTGGGCAGCAACGTGACGCTGCAGGTGTTCGTGCTGGACGAGAACGACAACGCGCCCGCGCTGCTGCCACccgggcctgggggcggggccggcgcggTGAGCCAGCTGGTGGCGCGGTCGGTGGGCGCGGGCCACGTGGTGGCGAAGGTGCGCGCGGTGGACGCGGACTCGGGCTACAACGCGTGGCTGTCGTACGAGCTGCAGGCGGCGGCGGGGGCCGCGCGCAGCCCGTTCCGCGTGGGGCTGTACACGGGCGAGATCAGCACGACGCGCGCCCTGGACGAGGCGGACGCGCCACGCCAGCGCCTGCTGGTGCTGGTGAAGGACCACGGCGAGCCGGCGCTGACGGCCACGGCCACCGTGCTGCTGTCGCTGGAGGACAGCGGCCAGGCGCCCAAGGCCTCTTCGCGGGCGTCGACGGGCGCCGCTGGAGCGGAGGCGGCTCTGGTGGATGTGAACGTGTACCTGATCGTCGCCATCTGCGCGGTGTCCAGCCTGTTTGTGCTCACGCTGCTGCTGTACACGGCGCTGCGGTGCTCGGCGCCGCCCAGCGAGGGCGCGTGCGGGCCCGGGAAGCCCAGGCTGGTGTGCTCCAGCGCGGTGGGGAGCTGGTCTTACTCGCAGCAGAGGCGGCAAAGGGTGTGCTCTGGTGAAGGGCCACCCAAGACTGACCTCATGGCCTTCAGTCCCAGCCTTCCAGCCGGCCCCATTAGTGCAGATGGAGAAGAGCACCCTGATGTAGACGCTGATATTCCAACCATagtgagtaatttttaa
- the LOC116152301 gene encoding LOW QUALITY PROTEIN: protocadherin alpha-6-like (The sequence of the model RefSeq protein was modified relative to this genomic sequence to represent the inferred CDS: deleted 1 base in 1 codon), translating into MPRQDLLMEISQQVFEMVITPEDRLGSRCLLLLVLLLPAWEAGSGQIHYSVPEEVKHGTFVGRIAQDLGLELAELVPRLFRVASKGRGDLLEVNLQNGILFVNSRIDREELCGRSAECSIHLEVIVDRPLQVFHVEVEVKDINDNPPVFPVKDQRISIYESRLPDSLFPLEGATDADIGSNSILTYKLSSNEYFALDVKTNSDDSTQIGLVLRKSLDREKAPEHNLFLMATDEGKPELTGTVQLLVIVLDVNDNAPSFGQSEYEVKIFENSDNGTIVIRLNASDRDEGVNGEVSYSFNSLVPPIVSDQFRIDPQTGEIVIKGNIDFEKVNLYKIRIDATDKGHPPLAGHCTVLVKILDENDNVPQIALTSLSLPVREDAQFGTVIALLSVSDLDSDANGRVTCFLTPDVPFKLVSTFKNYYSLVLDSALDRESVANYELVVTARDGGSPSLSATVSVSVDVSDVNDNAPTFAQPEYTVFVKENNPPGCHIFTVSARDADAQENALVSYSLVERRVGERALSSYVSVHAESGKVYALQPLDHEELELLQFQVSARDAGVPPLGSNVTLQVFVLDENDNAPALLPPGPGGGAGVVSQLVARSVGTGHVVAKVRAVDADSGYNAWLSYELQAAAGAARSPFRVGLYTGEISTTRALDEADAPRQRLLVLVKDHGEPALTATATVLLSLEDSGQAPKASSRASAGVAGTGTALVDVNVYLIVAICAVSSLFVLTLLLYTALRCSAPPSEGACGPGKPRLVCSSAVGSWSYSQQRRQRCALGRDHPRQISWPSVPAFHPVQ; encoded by the exons ATGCCGAGACAAGATCTTCTGATGGAAATAAGCCAACAAGTGTTTGAAATGGTTATTACCCCTGAAGACAGACTGGGATCCCGGTGTCTGCTGCTCTTGGTTcttctcctcccagcctgggAGGCCGGCAGCGGCCAGATCCACTACTCGGTCCCGGAGGAGGTCAAACACGGCACTTTCGTGGGCCGCATCGCGCAggacctggggctggagctggcggAGTTGGTGCCGCGCCTGTTCCGGGTGGCGTCCAAAGGGCGCGGGGATCTTCTGGAGGTAAATCTGCAGAATGGCATTTTGTTTGTGAATTCTCGGATCGACCGGGAGGAGCTGTGCGGGCGGAGCGCGGAATGTAGTATCCACCTGGAGGTGATTGTGGACAGGCCGCTGCAGGTGTTTCACGTGGAGGTGGAGGTGAAGGACATTAACGACAACCCGCCTGTGTTCCCTGTAAAGGATCAAAGAATATCGATTTACGAATCTAGGCTGCCAGATTCTTTGTTTCCACTAGAGGGCGCGACGGATGCAGATATTGGCTCAAATTCTATCTTAACCTACAAACTCAGTTCCAACGAGTACTTCGCTTTAGATGTGAAAACAAACAGTGATGACAGTACACAAATAGGGCTCGTGTTAAGGAAATCCTTGGACAGAGAGAAAGCTCCCGAACATAATTTATTCCTCATGGCCACTGACGAAGGCAAACCTGAGCTCACTGGCACTGTTCAGCTGCTAGTCATCGTACTGGATGTAAATGACAATGCTCCCAGTTTTGGACAGTCTGAATatgaagtaaaaatatttgaaaactcagATAACGGAACAATAGTTATTAGACTAAATGCTTCTGATAGGGATGAAGGAGTGAATGGGGAGGTGTCATACTCTTTTAATAGTCTTGTTCCACCCATAGTTAGTGATCAATTTAGAATAGATCCCCAAACTGGAGAAATAGTAATTAAAGGGAATATAGATTTTGAAAAGGTGAATTTATACAAAATCCGTATTGACGCTACGGACAAAGGCCACCCTCCCTTGGCTGGTCATTGCACTGTTTTAGTGAAAATTTTGGATGAAAACGATAACGTCCCTCAGATTGCATTGACATCCTTATCCTTGCCTGTCCGAGAGGACGCTCAGTTTGGTACTGTTATAGCCCTACTTAGCGTGTCCGATCTTGACTCAGATGCCAACGGGCGGGTGACCTGCTTTCTGACGCCCGATGTTCCTTTCAAACTGGTGTCCACCTTCAAGAATTACTATTCGCTGGTGCTGGACAGCGCCTTGGACCGCGAGAGCGTGGCCAACTATGAGCTGGTGGTGACCGCGAGGGACGGGGGCTCGCCTTCACTGTCGGCCACGGTCAGCGTGTCCGTGGACGTGTCCGACGTGAACGACAACGCGCCCACGTTCGCGCAGCCCGAGTACACGGTGTTCGTGAAGGAGAACAACCCGCCCGGCTGCCACATCTTCACCGTGTCGGCGCGGGACGCAGACGCGCAGGAGAACGCGCTGGTGTCCTACTCGCTGGTGGAGCGGCGGGTGGGCGAGCGAGCGCTGTCGAGCTACGTGTCTGTGCACGCGGAGAGCGGCAAGGTGTATGCGCTGCAGCCGCTGGACCACGAggagctggagctgctgcagTTCCAGGTGAGCGCGCGCGACGCGGGCGTGCCGCCTCTGGGCAGCAACGTGACGCTGCAGGTGTTCGTGCTGGACGAGAACGACAACGCGCCCGCGCTGCTGCCACccgggcctgggggcggggccggcgtgGTGAGCCAGCTGGTGGCGCGGTCGGTGGGCACGGGCCACGTGGTGGCGAAGGTGCGCGCGGTGGACGCGGACTCGGGCTACAACGCGTGGCTGTCGTACGAGCTGCAGGCGGCGGCGGGGGCCGCGCGCAGCCCGTTCCGCGTGGGGCTGTACACGGGCGAGATCAGCACGACGCGCGCCCTGGACGAGGCGGACGCGCCACGCCAGCGCCTGCTGGTGCTGGTGAAGGACCACGGCGAGCCGGCGCTGACGGCCACGGCCACCGTGCTGCTGTCGCTGGAGGACAGTGGCCAGGCGCCCAAGGCCTCTTCGCGGGCGTCAGCGGGTGTCGCGGGCACAGGGACAGCGTTAGTGGATGTGAACGTGTACCTGATCGTCGCCATCTGCGCGGTGTCCAGCCTGTTTGTGCTCACGCTGCTGCTGTACACGGCGCTGCGGTGCTCGGCGCCTCCCAGCGAGGGCGCGTGCGGGCCCGGGAAGCCCAGGCTGGTGTGCTCCAGCGCGGTGGGGAGCTGGTCTTACTCGCAGCAGAGGCGACAGAGA TGTGCTCTGGGGAGGGACCACCCAAGGCAGATCTCATGGCCTTCAGTCCCAGCCTTCCACCCTGTCCAGTAG